A genomic region of Chelmon rostratus isolate fCheRos1 chromosome 8, fCheRos1.pri, whole genome shotgun sequence contains the following coding sequences:
- the arhgef5 gene encoding trichohyalin isoform X2, protein MGTKRPSCTVFDTLSNINTSDRKLQPGGKISRDPSPRPVMTAQSERERDSNRDQDWRRERETEKMRDRARYKDMDPRDRHYERDRAPAPRPREGEREWRDRERRQEDDRSKNGRPLSNVEKETEREVERGMKKGDTFPRMRKSSPGRGRRMTASTEMGEERRERRQRDRPRREETDEWERERERAWQRERYRERERDEVRSRAKEEGKNTLRRPEDEKRHRERYQESDVDFQDRRREVGDSWDRRERDAGRKREKPRFNVENREVRASSPHRRRDRDIYSDGREREKAQRREGWRDTRSEGDSDERELRRERQREELTYQHSRSEGESMGKTERERGRDRQGYREEEGQRYRDRDRDREADRSRRRAVEKDRERYREADRRGAREADREGERWSESARHVRDDRRQDDRYRDYNQRRGRETKEREADPRWADKTGRGGRSPNRSAPRVPPRAQSSGEWSTTESDRDVEEQRNPERTAERRIRSERQERDGGETAGGVSEQRRMWLEPQRGKNRKEEFVDRERHTRGEERRREEERGMESQAEWTREGQRVKEEPDERYSDQSSYRGRHGGRHEHGGDIERESEGVSVDGEEVGEGWREIDKGGKEHLSERDVGIEGRRRSWDAEGENMTDNTEESDREEEGGSDYWGRSESEGGSERGWQQDRDRMLSGEDGFVTVSSGGDEEDEREEDEEDEFEDCQEFWEGGDAYDDLSPAAFKGHEGEEERREEWTMGKEEMGDEDRQGREKSKYVFCVIGQTLPRLRTSEKSPSQVDQVKGEEKGDPCLERRRHCSDDATRQPLDDLHPTLSRHDEYPINNVPREEGAAMGETTVVDIRYGVSSELQSTETGEEIRCKKEHPYAEIGPINRDSQTERLLMEWRDKNKDMVDREREQPLPVPSNPYDDVCSGMDFEQLQPILDGIKAGAMSPEEVEAIRIRMSGAWSMSEEPKRHSQAPHLKWAKNVVREILGRSEEQTLDELNVDVEGDRGFDRSETAMENDRRQEEVAHESGEMPFGTLRTEEQHSEPELEEEELLEVEGLRDDEDDRSKSWGEVELRNVLDTIDRRKRNSRFFNAAQLYQQYSEAAQNFEILRQARSDVLSVCEDTTPSPAPSPPPARRPLPPLPPVRHPHSLCHTSSLTSVKSLPLPEPPKRDDRSSSPRLSISLTQSSTLWRELPGVRNSAELEGLTEDESRLQEVRFEVVTSEASYCRSLDIVVEHFVKSKQLGVLLTTQDRNWLFSRLADVRAISHSFLSKLEERVESDIMHFTVCDIIARHCQRFKMVYVPYLTNQSYQDATYQRLMNENPGFKRIVEKLERSPVCQRLPLRSFLVLPFQRITRIKLLVQNIVKRTTPGTAESSQAIKAMKLLEKLIQESNDSITQMKSIESLVSLSAKVDFECRTLPLISQSRRLVREGPVTELMDFSLKDTERNIYLHLFNDYLLLSLQKEGGRFTVIDHSPVSDLRAENCRVKLHSLQKNLFRLHMSHKALLLRTDTQSDKLRWISALSRPHPEIDFSAAQDFPQMQCIRAFVAQQPDELSLEKADIILVHQQSSDHWVEGTRLSDRHRGWVPESHLETISNSRVRQRNLSDALKLTTATAAV, encoded by the exons ATGGGGACCAAAAGGCCCAGCTGCACCGTCTTTGACACTTTATCTAACATAAACACATCTGACCGCAAGCTTCAGCCAGGTGGAAAAATCTCCCGGGATCCAAGTCCGAGGCCAGTGATGACTGCCCAGtcggagcgagagagagacagcaacCGAGACCAagactggaggagagaaagagaaacagagaaaatgagggaCAGAGCCAGATACAAAGATATGGACCCACGGGACAGACATTATGAAAGAGACCGAGCTCCTGCGCCCCGGcccagagagggagaaagagagtggagggacagagagaggaggcaagaAGATGACAGGAGCAAAAATGGGAGGCCACTGTCCAATGTAGAGAaggagactgagagagaggtagagaggggGATGAAGAAAGGCGACACATTCCCCAGAATGAGAAAGAGCAGCCCAGGCCGAGGCAGAAGAATGACGGCCTCAACTGAGATGGGTGAAGAGAGACgagaaaggaggcagagagataggccaagaagagaggagacagatgagtgggagagagaaagagagagggcatGGCAGAGAGAAAggtacagagagagggagagagatgaggtCCGTAGCAGGGCaaaggaagaggggaaaaacactTTACGAAGACCAGAAGATGAGAAACGTCATAGGGAAAGATACCAAGAGTCTGATGTTGACTTTcaagacaggaggagagaagtggGTGATTCGTGggacagaagagagagggatgcaggtagaaagagagaaaagccaaGGTTTAATGTGGAAAACAGGGAGGTCAGGGCGTCTTCtccacacagaagaagagacagagacatctATTCAgatgggagggagagggaaaaggcacagaggagagaaggatggagggacACCAGGAGTGAGGGAGACAGTGACGAGAGAGAGCTGAGGCGGGAGAGACAAAGGGAGGAGTTGACATATCAACACAGCAGAAGCGAGGGGGAGAGCATGGgcaaaacagagagggagagagggagagataggcAAGGgtacagggaggaggagggacagagatacagagacagggacagagacagagaagcgGATCGGTCCAGGAGGAGGGCAGTGGAGAAGGATAGGGAGAGGTACAGAGaggctgacaggagaggagcaagggaggcagacagggagggagaaagatggAGCGAAAGTGCGAGACACGTGAGGGATGATAGGAGACAGGATGACAGATACAGGGATTACaatcagaggagagggagggaaacaaaGGAAAGGGAGGCAGACCCTAGGTGGGCCGATAAGACAGGCAGAGGGGGCAGATCCCCGAACAGGTCGGCTCCCAGGGTGCCGCCTCGAGCCCAGAGCAGCGGAGAGTGGAGCACTACTGAGAGTGACAGAGATGTAGAAGAACAGAGAAATCCAGAGAGAACTGCGGAAAGGAGAATAAGAAGcgagagacaagagagagatggaggagagacggCAGGTGGCGTGtctgagcagaggaggatgtggtTAGAGCCACAGAGGGGCAAAAATAGAAAGGAAGAGTTTGTcgacagagaaagacacacgaggggggaggagaggaggagagaagaagagaggggtATGGAGTCACAGGCTGAGTGGACAAGAGAGGggcagagagtgaaagaggaaCCTGATGAGAGGTACTCAGACCAAAGTAgttacagaggaagacatggAGGGAGACACGAGCACGGGGGAGACATAGAGAGGGAGTCAGAGGGTGTGAGTGTAGAtggagaggaggtgggtgaAGGCTGGAGAGAAATAGAtaaaggagggaaggagcaTCTGTCTGAGCGCGATGTAGGGATAGAGGGAAGGCGGCGGAGCTGGGATGCAGAAGGAGAGAACATGACAGATAACACAgaggagagtgacagagaggaagagggtgggAGCGATTACTGGGGCCGCTCCGAGAGCgaaggaggaagtgagagagggTGGCagcaagacagagacagaatgcTGTCAGGAGAGGACGGCTTTGTGACCGTGTCCAGCggtggagatgaagaggatgagagagaggaggatgaagaagacgAGTTTGAGGACTGTCAGGAGTTTTGGGAAGGTGGAGATGCATATGATGACCTCTCACCTGCTGCCTTCAAGGGGcacgagggagaggaggagaggagagaggagtggacAATGGGAAAGGAGGAGATGGgtgatgaagacagacagggaagagAGAAGTCAAAGTACGTCTTCTGTGTGATTGGGCAAACGTTGCCCCGGTTAAGAACCAGCGAGAAGTCACCGTCACAAGTTGATCAggtgaaaggagaggaaaagggcGACCCATGTTTAGAGCGTCGACGTCATTGTAGTGATGACGCCACACGGCAACCTCTGGATGACCTGCATCCGACGCTGAGTAGACATGATGAATACCCAATCAACAACGTACCAAGAGAGGAAGGGGCAGCCATGGGAGAAACAACTGTGGTGGATATCAGGTACGGAGTGTCATCAGAGCTTCAAagcacagagactggagagGAAATCAGGTGCAAAAAGGAGCACCCGTACGCCGAAATAGGGCCGATTAACAGGGACTCACAGACTGAAAGGCTCCTCATGGAGTGgagagacaaaaataaagacatggtGGACAGAGAGCGGGAGCAACCTTTGCCAGTCCCGAGTAATCCCTATGATGATGTTTGTTCTGGGATGGATTTTGAACAACTTCAACCCATCTTGGATGGGATTAAAGCCGGAGCGATGAGcccagaggaggtggaggccaTTCGGATCCGAATGAGCGGAGCGTGGAGCATGTCCGAGGAGCCCAAGCGGCATTCCCAAGCCCCCCACCTTAAATGGGCCAAAAATGTGGTGCGGGAGATTCTTGGACGCTCAGAGGAGCAAACTTTGGATGAACTTAATGTAGACGTGGAAGGAGACCGAGGGTTCGACCGGTCCGAGACGGCGATGGAGAATGACAGACGACAGGAGGAGGTGGCACACGAGTCTGGAGAGATGCCTTTTGGTACGTTGAGAACGGAGGAACAGCACTCAGagccagagctggaggaggaagagctgttGGAGGTGGAGGGATTGAGAG atgatgaggatgatCGGAGCAAAAGCTGGGGAGAAGTAGAGCTGAG GAATGTTCTGGACACAATCGACAGACGGAAAAGGAACTCAAGGTTTTTCA ATGCTGCCCAGCTCTACCAGCAGTACAGCGAGGCTGCTCAGAACTTTGAGATCCTTCGCCAGGCCCGCTCCGATGTCCTCTCTGTGTGCGAGGACACTACCCCGtcccctgctccctctcctcctcctgcccgCCGACCTCTTCCTCCGCTGCCTCCCGTCCGCCACCCCCACTCCTTGTGCCACACAAGCTCACTCACCAGTGTCAAAAGCTTGCCTCTCCCTGAGCCCCCCAAGCGTGACGACAGGTCATCCTCCCCACGTCTatccatctctctcacacagtcgTCCACGCTGTGGCGGGAGCTGCCGGGGGTCAGGAACAGTGCTGAGCTGGAGGGGCTCACAGAGGACGAGAGCCGACTACAGGAG GTGAGATTTGAGGTGGTGACATCAGAGGCCTCCTACTGTCGGAGTTTGGACATTGTTGTTGAACACTTTGTCAAATCCAAACAGCTGGGGGTGCTGTTGACCACTCAGGACAGGAACTGGCTGTTTTCCCGGCTGGCGGATGTTCGTGCGATCAGCCACAG tttcttaTCAAAGCTGGAGGAGCGTGTGGAATCAGACATCATGCACTTTACCGTGTGTGATATCATCGCTCGGCACTGTCAGCGCTTCAAGATGGTTTATGTGCCCTACCTCACCAACCAGTCCTATCAGGATGCCACCTACCAGAGACTCAT GAATGAGAATCCAGGATTCAAGCGGATTGTGGAGAAATTAGAGAGAAGTCCTGTCTGTCAGAGGCTTCCTCTTCGTTCCTTCCTCGTCCTTCCTTTCCAAAGGATCACGAGAATTAAACTACTGGTCCag AACATTGTAAAGAGAACAACTCCTGGTACCGCAGAGTCGAGTCAGGCCATCAAAGCTATGAAACTTCTGGAGAAG TTGATTCAAGAGAGTAATGACAGCATCACTCAGATGAAAAGCATCGAGTCCCTGGTCTCTCTCAGTGCTAAGGTGGACTTTGAGTGCAGG actCTCCCTCTGATCAGTCAGTCTCGGAGGCTGGTGCGGGAAGGGCCGGTCACAGAACTGATGGATTTCTCCTTAAAGGATACAGAGAGGAATATTTATTTGCACCTATTCAATGACTACTTGCTACTTTCACTACAAAAAGA AGGAGGAAGGTTCACAGTAATCGACCACTCCCCTGTGTCAGACCTGCGTGCAGAGAACTGCCGAGTCAAACTTCACTCCCTCCAGAAGAACCTGTTTCGGCTGCACATGTCGCACAAAGCCCTGCTGCTTCGGACTGACACACA gaGTGATAAGCTACGTTGGATATCCGCTCTTTCAAGGCCACATCCTGAAATtgatttttctgctgcacaAG
- the m6pr gene encoding cation-dependent mannose-6-phosphate receptor produces MKVVNSRNGGSFLVWTLAVQLVLCGSGVYTSDSTKSCKLPSESGSERKVLSRLEPLAHKNFTVVTENEKESYTYVFQLCGDAAGVPGAGVVQLDTKSKNKPTVIGSYNSTQAIGGSDWVMLIYKDGDTYDAHCSKEKRKAIVMISCDRSVDVGPLSVVLEDREREQDCFYLFELDSNAVCPVIQSQLSTGSIILIIGLCLLAVYLIGGFLYQRLIVGAKGMEQFPNYAFWVEVGNLTADGCDFVCRSRNRNEAPAYRGVVAEPLEEEPEERDDHLLPM; encoded by the exons ATGAAG GTGGTCAATAGTAGGAATGGAGGGTCCTTCCTAGTGTGGACCCTTGCTGTTCAGCTTGTCCTTTGTGGGAGTGGGGTGTACACCAGTGACAGCACCAAGAGCTGCAAACTGCCCTCTGAGTCTGGGTCAGAACGAAAAGTCCTCAGTCGACTGGAGCCGCTTGCCCATAAGAA CTTTACAGTAGTGACCgagaatgaaaaagagagtTACACATATGTGTTCCAGTTGTGTGGAGACGCAGCGGGTGTTCCAGGAGCTGGGGTTGTTCAGTTGGACACTAAAtcaaaaaataaaccaacagtGATTGGATCCTATAATTCAACACAGGCCATAGGAGGAA GTGACTGGGTGATGTTGATCTACAAAGACGGTGACACATATGATGCCCACTGTTccaaggaaaagaggaaagcCATTGTCATGATCTCTTGCGACAGGAGCGTGGACGTG GGCCCACTGTCGGTGgtgctggaggacagagagagggagcaagacTGTTTCTACCTGTTTGAGCTGGACTCCAATGCAGTGTGCCCAGTTATTCAGTCCCAGCTCAGCACCGGCTCCATAATACTCATCAT TGGGCTCTGTCTTCTGGCTGTTTACCTCATTGGAGGTTTCCTCTACCAGCGACTGATTGTCGGAGCCAAAGGGATGGAGCAATTCCCAAATTATGCATTTTGGGTGGAGGTTGGCAATCTGACAGCG GATGGGTGTGACTTTGTGTGCCGGTCACGAAATCGTAACGAGGCCCCGGCGTACAGAGGAGTGGTCGCTGAACCTTTAGAAGAAGAgccagaggagagagatgacCACTTACTACCTATGTGA
- the arhgef5 gene encoding trichohyalin isoform X1 yields the protein MGTKRPSCTVFDTLSNINTSDRKLQPGGKISRDPSPRPVMTAQSERERDSNRDQDWRRERETEKMRDRARYKDMDPRDRHYERDRAPAPRPREGEREWRDRERRQEDDRSKNGRPLSNVEKETEREVERGMKKGDTFPRMRKSSPGRGRRMTASTEMGEERRERRQRDRPRREETDEWERERERAWQRERYRERERDEVRSRAKEEGKNTLRRPEDEKRHRERYQESDVDFQDRRREVGDSWDRRERDAGRKREKPRFNVENREVRASSPHRRRDRDIYSDGREREKAQRREGWRDTRSEGDSDERELRRERQREELTYQHSRSEGESMGKTERERGRDRQGYREEEGQRYRDRDRDREADRSRRRAVEKDRERYREADRRGAREADREGERWSESARHVRDDRRQDDRYRDYNQRRGRETKEREADPRWADKTGRGGRSPNRSAPRVPPRAQSSGEWSTTESDRDVEEQRNPERTAERRIRSERQERDGGETAGGVSEQRRMWLEPQRGKNRKEEFVDRERHTRGEERRREEERGMESQAEWTREGQRVKEEPDERYSDQSSYRGRHGGRHEHGGDIERESEGVSVDGEEVGEGWREIDKGGKEHLSERDVGIEGRRRSWDAEGENMTDNTEESDREEEGGSDYWGRSESEGGSERGWQQDRDRMLSGEDGFVTVSSGGDEEDEREEDEEDEFEDCQEFWEGGDAYDDLSPAAFKGHEGEEERREEWTMGKEEMGDEDRQGREKSKYVFCVIGQTLPRLRTSEKSPSQVDQVKGEEKGDPCLERRRHCSDDATRQPLDDLHPTLSRHDEYPINNVPREEGAAMGETTVVDIRYGVSSELQSTETGEEIRCKKEHPYAEIGPINRDSQTERLLMEWRDKNKDMVDREREQPLPVPSNPYDDVCSGMDFEQLQPILDGIKAGAMSPEEVEAIRIRMSGAWSMSEEPKRHSQAPHLKWAKNVVREILGRSEEQTLDELNVDVEGDRGFDRSETAMENDRRQEEVAHESGEMPFGTLRTEEQHSEPELEEEELLEVEGLRGMGQIQADMHADQFAAMHGDTPTYTHADTLLDTEGKEDHSMDKETEPSGHFQLEKADIEVKVSEEAGDEGKVSEKEKEARREKEVEMYLSVSNTLYKPNSCPILNCETGSDFLKPSRGGEAEDRAGESEEERQGEEPEERGTAEEVGKMREEARTEVDTRQVVAGGRLEGGTVKSSCSFRDLGPEARLRRRGIRKTTERRNGEHVGVEEEEGVGRDRRTRIFSTTDDEDDRSKSWGEVELRNVLDTIDRRKRNSRFFNAAQLYQQYSEAAQNFEILRQARSDVLSVCEDTTPSPAPSPPPARRPLPPLPPVRHPHSLCHTSSLTSVKSLPLPEPPKRDDRSSSPRLSISLTQSSTLWRELPGVRNSAELEGLTEDESRLQEVRFEVVTSEASYCRSLDIVVEHFVKSKQLGVLLTTQDRNWLFSRLADVRAISHSFLSKLEERVESDIMHFTVCDIIARHCQRFKMVYVPYLTNQSYQDATYQRLMNENPGFKRIVEKLERSPVCQRLPLRSFLVLPFQRITRIKLLVQNIVKRTTPGTAESSQAIKAMKLLEKLIQESNDSITQMKSIESLVSLSAKVDFECRTLPLISQSRRLVREGPVTELMDFSLKDTERNIYLHLFNDYLLLSLQKEGGRFTVIDHSPVSDLRAENCRVKLHSLQKNLFRLHMSHKALLLRTDTQSDKLRWISALSRPHPEIDFSAAQDFPQMQCIRAFVAQQPDELSLEKADIILVHQQSSDHWVEGTRLSDRHRGWVPESHLETISNSRVRQRNLSDALKLTTATAAV from the exons ATGGGGACCAAAAGGCCCAGCTGCACCGTCTTTGACACTTTATCTAACATAAACACATCTGACCGCAAGCTTCAGCCAGGTGGAAAAATCTCCCGGGATCCAAGTCCGAGGCCAGTGATGACTGCCCAGtcggagcgagagagagacagcaacCGAGACCAagactggaggagagaaagagaaacagagaaaatgagggaCAGAGCCAGATACAAAGATATGGACCCACGGGACAGACATTATGAAAGAGACCGAGCTCCTGCGCCCCGGcccagagagggagaaagagagtggagggacagagagaggaggcaagaAGATGACAGGAGCAAAAATGGGAGGCCACTGTCCAATGTAGAGAaggagactgagagagaggtagagaggggGATGAAGAAAGGCGACACATTCCCCAGAATGAGAAAGAGCAGCCCAGGCCGAGGCAGAAGAATGACGGCCTCAACTGAGATGGGTGAAGAGAGACgagaaaggaggcagagagataggccaagaagagaggagacagatgagtgggagagagaaagagagagggcatGGCAGAGAGAAAggtacagagagagggagagagatgaggtCCGTAGCAGGGCaaaggaagaggggaaaaacactTTACGAAGACCAGAAGATGAGAAACGTCATAGGGAAAGATACCAAGAGTCTGATGTTGACTTTcaagacaggaggagagaagtggGTGATTCGTGggacagaagagagagggatgcaggtagaaagagagaaaagccaaGGTTTAATGTGGAAAACAGGGAGGTCAGGGCGTCTTCtccacacagaagaagagacagagacatctATTCAgatgggagggagagggaaaaggcacagaggagagaaggatggagggacACCAGGAGTGAGGGAGACAGTGACGAGAGAGAGCTGAGGCGGGAGAGACAAAGGGAGGAGTTGACATATCAACACAGCAGAAGCGAGGGGGAGAGCATGGgcaaaacagagagggagagagggagagataggcAAGGgtacagggaggaggagggacagagatacagagacagggacagagacagagaagcgGATCGGTCCAGGAGGAGGGCAGTGGAGAAGGATAGGGAGAGGTACAGAGaggctgacaggagaggagcaagggaggcagacagggagggagaaagatggAGCGAAAGTGCGAGACACGTGAGGGATGATAGGAGACAGGATGACAGATACAGGGATTACaatcagaggagagggagggaaacaaaGGAAAGGGAGGCAGACCCTAGGTGGGCCGATAAGACAGGCAGAGGGGGCAGATCCCCGAACAGGTCGGCTCCCAGGGTGCCGCCTCGAGCCCAGAGCAGCGGAGAGTGGAGCACTACTGAGAGTGACAGAGATGTAGAAGAACAGAGAAATCCAGAGAGAACTGCGGAAAGGAGAATAAGAAGcgagagacaagagagagatggaggagagacggCAGGTGGCGTGtctgagcagaggaggatgtggtTAGAGCCACAGAGGGGCAAAAATAGAAAGGAAGAGTTTGTcgacagagaaagacacacgaggggggaggagaggaggagagaagaagagaggggtATGGAGTCACAGGCTGAGTGGACAAGAGAGGggcagagagtgaaagaggaaCCTGATGAGAGGTACTCAGACCAAAGTAgttacagaggaagacatggAGGGAGACACGAGCACGGGGGAGACATAGAGAGGGAGTCAGAGGGTGTGAGTGTAGAtggagaggaggtgggtgaAGGCTGGAGAGAAATAGAtaaaggagggaaggagcaTCTGTCTGAGCGCGATGTAGGGATAGAGGGAAGGCGGCGGAGCTGGGATGCAGAAGGAGAGAACATGACAGATAACACAgaggagagtgacagagaggaagagggtgggAGCGATTACTGGGGCCGCTCCGAGAGCgaaggaggaagtgagagagggTGGCagcaagacagagacagaatgcTGTCAGGAGAGGACGGCTTTGTGACCGTGTCCAGCggtggagatgaagaggatgagagagaggaggatgaagaagacgAGTTTGAGGACTGTCAGGAGTTTTGGGAAGGTGGAGATGCATATGATGACCTCTCACCTGCTGCCTTCAAGGGGcacgagggagaggaggagaggagagaggagtggacAATGGGAAAGGAGGAGATGGgtgatgaagacagacagggaagagAGAAGTCAAAGTACGTCTTCTGTGTGATTGGGCAAACGTTGCCCCGGTTAAGAACCAGCGAGAAGTCACCGTCACAAGTTGATCAggtgaaaggagaggaaaagggcGACCCATGTTTAGAGCGTCGACGTCATTGTAGTGATGACGCCACACGGCAACCTCTGGATGACCTGCATCCGACGCTGAGTAGACATGATGAATACCCAATCAACAACGTACCAAGAGAGGAAGGGGCAGCCATGGGAGAAACAACTGTGGTGGATATCAGGTACGGAGTGTCATCAGAGCTTCAAagcacagagactggagagGAAATCAGGTGCAAAAAGGAGCACCCGTACGCCGAAATAGGGCCGATTAACAGGGACTCACAGACTGAAAGGCTCCTCATGGAGTGgagagacaaaaataaagacatggtGGACAGAGAGCGGGAGCAACCTTTGCCAGTCCCGAGTAATCCCTATGATGATGTTTGTTCTGGGATGGATTTTGAACAACTTCAACCCATCTTGGATGGGATTAAAGCCGGAGCGATGAGcccagaggaggtggaggccaTTCGGATCCGAATGAGCGGAGCGTGGAGCATGTCCGAGGAGCCCAAGCGGCATTCCCAAGCCCCCCACCTTAAATGGGCCAAAAATGTGGTGCGGGAGATTCTTGGACGCTCAGAGGAGCAAACTTTGGATGAACTTAATGTAGACGTGGAAGGAGACCGAGGGTTCGACCGGTCCGAGACGGCGATGGAGAATGACAGACGACAGGAGGAGGTGGCACACGAGTCTGGAGAGATGCCTTTTGGTACGTTGAGAACGGAGGAACAGCACTCAGagccagagctggaggaggaagagctgttGGAGGTGGAGGGATTGAGAGGTATGGGGCAGATCCAAGCCGACATGCATGCTGACCAGTTCGCAGCTATGCATGGTGACACACCTACATACACTCATGCTGACACACTGTTAGACACAGAAGGGAAGGAGGATCACAGTATGGACAAGGAGACTGAGCCCTCTGGTCACTTTCAGTTAGAAAAGGCAGATATAGAGGTGAAAGTCAGCGAGGAGGCAGGCGACGAGGGGAAGGTgtcagagaaggagaaagaagcaaggagagagaaggaggtggagatgtATTTATCTGTTAGCAACACGCTGTACAAGCCTAACAGCTGCCCCATTCTTAACTGTGAAACCGGGTCTGACTTCCTCAAGCCCTCCAGAGGGGGTGAGGCGGAAGACAGGGCGGGTgagagtgaagaagagaggcagggagaggagcCTGAAGAGAGAGGCACTGCAGAGGAGGTGGGGAAGATGAGGGAGGAAGCGAGAACCGAGGTGGACACCAGACAGGTGGTGGCAGGAGGGAGACTAGAAGGGGGGACTGTtaagagcagctgcagtttcCGAGATTTGGGTCCCGAGGCTCGATTACGGAGGAGGGGGATCCGTAAAACCACTGAAAGAAGAAATGGAGAGCATGTAGGagtggaagaagaggaaggtgtTGGAAGGGATCGCAGGACCAGAATATTCTCTACAACAG atgatgaggatgatCGGAGCAAAAGCTGGGGAGAAGTAGAGCTGAG GAATGTTCTGGACACAATCGACAGACGGAAAAGGAACTCAAGGTTTTTCA ATGCTGCCCAGCTCTACCAGCAGTACAGCGAGGCTGCTCAGAACTTTGAGATCCTTCGCCAGGCCCGCTCCGATGTCCTCTCTGTGTGCGAGGACACTACCCCGtcccctgctccctctcctcctcctgcccgCCGACCTCTTCCTCCGCTGCCTCCCGTCCGCCACCCCCACTCCTTGTGCCACACAAGCTCACTCACCAGTGTCAAAAGCTTGCCTCTCCCTGAGCCCCCCAAGCGTGACGACAGGTCATCCTCCCCACGTCTatccatctctctcacacagtcgTCCACGCTGTGGCGGGAGCTGCCGGGGGTCAGGAACAGTGCTGAGCTGGAGGGGCTCACAGAGGACGAGAGCCGACTACAGGAG GTGAGATTTGAGGTGGTGACATCAGAGGCCTCCTACTGTCGGAGTTTGGACATTGTTGTTGAACACTTTGTCAAATCCAAACAGCTGGGGGTGCTGTTGACCACTCAGGACAGGAACTGGCTGTTTTCCCGGCTGGCGGATGTTCGTGCGATCAGCCACAG tttcttaTCAAAGCTGGAGGAGCGTGTGGAATCAGACATCATGCACTTTACCGTGTGTGATATCATCGCTCGGCACTGTCAGCGCTTCAAGATGGTTTATGTGCCCTACCTCACCAACCAGTCCTATCAGGATGCCACCTACCAGAGACTCAT GAATGAGAATCCAGGATTCAAGCGGATTGTGGAGAAATTAGAGAGAAGTCCTGTCTGTCAGAGGCTTCCTCTTCGTTCCTTCCTCGTCCTTCCTTTCCAAAGGATCACGAGAATTAAACTACTGGTCCag AACATTGTAAAGAGAACAACTCCTGGTACCGCAGAGTCGAGTCAGGCCATCAAAGCTATGAAACTTCTGGAGAAG TTGATTCAAGAGAGTAATGACAGCATCACTCAGATGAAAAGCATCGAGTCCCTGGTCTCTCTCAGTGCTAAGGTGGACTTTGAGTGCAGG actCTCCCTCTGATCAGTCAGTCTCGGAGGCTGGTGCGGGAAGGGCCGGTCACAGAACTGATGGATTTCTCCTTAAAGGATACAGAGAGGAATATTTATTTGCACCTATTCAATGACTACTTGCTACTTTCACTACAAAAAGA AGGAGGAAGGTTCACAGTAATCGACCACTCCCCTGTGTCAGACCTGCGTGCAGAGAACTGCCGAGTCAAACTTCACTCCCTCCAGAAGAACCTGTTTCGGCTGCACATGTCGCACAAAGCCCTGCTGCTTCGGACTGACACACA gaGTGATAAGCTACGTTGGATATCCGCTCTTTCAAGGCCACATCCTGAAATtgatttttctgctgcacaAG